In a single window of the Pongo abelii isolate AG06213 chromosome 1, NHGRI_mPonAbe1-v2.0_pri, whole genome shotgun sequence genome:
- the LOC103891438 gene encoding olfactory receptor 2AK2: protein MKTGNQSFGTDFLLVGLFQYGRINSLLFVVIATLFTVALTGNIMLIHLIRLNTRLHTPMYFLLSQLSIIDLMYISTTVPKMAVNFLSQSKTITFLGCEIQTYVFLALGGTEALLLGFMSYDRYVAICHPLHYPILMSKKICCLMVACAWASSSISAFIHTLYVFQLPFCRSRLINHFFCEVPALLSLVCQDTSHYEYTVLLSGLTILLLPFLAILASYARVLIVVFQMSSGKGQAKAVSTCSCHLIVASLSYATALSTYTKPHSLRSPSRDKAVAVFYTIVTPLLNPFIYSLRNKEVTGAMRRLLGSWICCRKYDFRSLYS, encoded by the coding sequence atgaaaacaggaaatcaaagtTTTGGGACAGATTTTCTACTTGTTGGTCTTTTCCAATATGGCCGGATAAACTCTCTTCTCTTTGTTGTCATTGCCACCCTCTTTACAGTTGCTCTGACAGGAAATATCATGCTGATCCACCTCATTCGACTGAACACCAGACTCCACACTCCAATGTACTTTCTGCTCAGTCAGCTCTCCATCATTGACCTCATGTACATTTCCACCACAGTGCCCAAGATGGCAGTCAACTTCCTCTCACAGAGTAAGACCATTACATTTTTGGGCTGTGAGATTCAAACGTATGTGTTCTTGGCCCTTGGTGGAACTGAAGCCCTTCTCCTTGGTTTTATGTCTTATGATCGCTATGTAGCTATCTGTCATCCTTTACATTATCCTATACTAATGAGCAAGAAGATCTGCTGCCTCATGGTTGCATGTGCATGGGCCAGTAGTTCTATCAGCGCTTTCATACATACATTGTATGTGTTTCAACTTCCATTCTGTAGGTCTCGGCTCATAAAccactttttctgtgaagttccAGCTCTACTATCATTGGTGTGTCAGGACACCTCCCATTATGAGTATACAGTCCTCCTGAGTGGACTTACTATACTGCTGCTACCATTCCTGGCCATTCTGGCTTCCTATGCTCGTGTGCTTATTGTGGTATTCCAGATGAGCTCGGGAAAAGGACAGGCAAAAGCTGTTTCCACTTGTTCCTGCCACCTGATTGTGGCAAGCCTGTCCTATGCAACCGCTCTCTCTACCTATACGAAGCCACACTCCTTGCGTTCCCCTTCACGGGATAAGGCGGTGGCAGTATTTTACACCATTGTCACACCTCTACTGAACCCATTTATCTATAGCCTGCGAAATAAGGAAGTCACAGGGGCAATGAGAAGACTGTTGGGATCATGGATATGCTGTAGAAAATATGACTTCAGGTCTCTGTATTCATAG